Genomic window (Polaromonas sp. JS666):
CGCGCTCCAGCGTAACCTCAAAGAAGAACTTCAAGCCGGTGATGGTCGCGTTCAGGGTGATCGGCGAGGTGCCCTGATCGACCAGGTGCAACTGAAAGCGCCGCAGATCCTCGACTGTGGCGGTGTCGGGCGAGCGCCTGAGAAAGCCAGCGAGCTTGCGCACGGCGCGGATGTAGCTGCTCTGGGTCTTGTCTTCGAGTTTGCGCAAGCGCATATCGTCCAGCATGCGCTGGCGCAGCGGCGTAACAGCCGCAGTCGATGGGTTCATGATCGTGCTCCTGTTGAAGAACGAGGCGGATTGCCTCGCTCAACAACATCGCAGAACCCCCGGTTCTATGCACCTATGGCGGCTTCGCCGTGGGGCCTACCGCGTAGCGGTTTAGTCCTCCGGCCAGAAGCGGATGCTGGTGAAGAGGCCATATCCCATCAGGCAGCCAAGTGAAACTTACCTATATGCAAGTTAAGCATGACCCCTCCCGGTTGGCATCGCTCCCGTTGCGATGTGCGTGTTCAGGTCCTGCTTAGGGCCGTGCTTGCCGCAGCACGGGGTCGAGCAGATCAATATGCAACGCGCGCACGTCGTCCCAATCTTTATCGTGCGCCACGATGATGCCGGTGAACCCTTGCTCTTGCAGTAACCTCCGCCCAGTGGCGTCGTGCTTGAGATCGACCAGTACGCGCTGCAACTGTTCGACGACCGCGCGCGGCACGCGGGGATGGGCGGCGATGGCGTGTGGCGTGACGGGCGGAGCGGCCCACAACACGCGCAGTTCGGCGCGCATTTCCGGCACCATTCGTTCGAACGTCCGGCGTACACCTCCGCCCGCCGGATACATTCCCCTGATGATCGCCAGATACACCGACTCGTGCGAATCCACAAACTTGGGCGTAACGGCGACGCCCTGATCACGTAAATGCGCGAGTGGCAGCACCGTTGCCGCGAATGCGGCGGGCACAAGCGCCAACGTCCGTCCCTGCAGATCGGAAAGTTTTTGAATGTTGCCGTCGCGCCGCACGACGATCAGCGCCTCTAGCTTCCCCTCCTCGCGCGCAAACGCCTGATAACCCGGCGCGCGATGGTACACCGTATATTCATATGGATTCATGTAAACGAGATCGAACTCGCCGGCCGCGAGCCGTTGTTCGAATGTGGGAATATCCTGCGCGGGTTTGAGTTCGATGCGATAACCGCTGCGGCGCCCGATTTCCTCGAGCAGCCCCGACCATAAGTTCACGGTGCGCGTTGACGATTGCTGCGGGACGACGCCGAGGCTCAACGTTACAGGCCGCATGGGGGGCACCTGCGCGGTGGACGCGGCACTCGACAGCAACAATACCGACAGCCACCATCTGCTGTGCTTTTTCCTATGTAGCATCCTTGACTGGCCTTCCTGATTGGGATTACTTAAAGTTAGCACACCACCGGGTACTGAGCTCCCTTTGTTTTCGGCTTCCAACCGATCGGCATTACCCCCTTAATCTGCCAAACCGCCGTATACGTGACCCGTTCGTACGGTGGTGTGGGGCGCGAGGCTTCTCCCTATCCCGAATGAAAGACCGATTTTGCAACCCTGACAGACCGCTTTGGGCCCTAAGGGGAAGTTCGTTCTTCTCCGAAGCCGACATTCAGTGGCCAACACCCGCATAGCGGTCAGCCTCTACCGGAATGGTGCTCAATGATTGCCAGCATTCGCACACTGAGGCCGGCCACGATCACCGGTCGTCACACCCCCATCAACCCTGCGTTGACCACCGCCTCGTCCAGCACGGCAAAGGTCATGTTGTGGCGGTTCGTCAGCGGTCCGCCGCCGGGCACCACCTGGCCCTCGGCGGTGTAGCCAACCGCCTTGAACTTCCACACGCCGCCAATCAGTTTGAGGTTGCCCACCAGCTCGCCGCTGTCCAGATGAACACTCACCACCTGGTCGTTGAGTTTTTTGAAAGACAAGGGAGTCGACATCATTTACCTTCTTGCGTGATTGATTCCATTTCTAAATCATCCGTGCACTTTGTCGGCTTCGCTTGCCGTACGTCTGTACTGTCTGCGCTTCACCTTCGCGTTCACAAATGATTTAGAAACGGAATGAGTGATCGGGTACTGAGTCGCCATAAAAAACGCGCTCGGAGGCGCGTTTTTTATTGCCACAAGCAGCGCTTACTTCGCGACCACGCGCACCATCTCCAGGCGCCTGTTGGAGTAGCCTCGTTCATTGTCGTACCAGGCAACGATCTTGACGAAGGTGCCGTCGAGCGCAATGCTGGCGTCGGCGTCGAAGATCGAGGTGCGGGCATCGCCGCGGAAGCCGGTGGCCACCACCTTGTCTTCGGTGTAGCCGAGCACGCCCTTGAGCGCGCCTTCGCTTTGCGCTTTCATCCCGGCGTAGACTTCCTCGTAGCTGGCTTCACCTTAGTACGGCGCGGCGCTCCCAAGACAGCGCTGCCACCAGCACAAAGCCGCCGACCAGCCCCAGGTGTTCGAGAAAGGCGTTGCGGTTGTGAAACTGCTCCATGCCGCTCATGGTCCAGAACGGGTGACCGATGACCGTGGCGATCACGGTGAACGCGGCCAGCGCGAGCGCGCCCAGGGCCGACCACAGGCCGCGGCCCAACAGCATCAGCGCCGCGCCGACCAGCTGCGTGGCGAGCACCGCGGCGGCAAACAAGGGCGCCGGGCTCAGGCCGAAATGATTCGCCTCGCCGATCGCTGCGTCGAAATTCAGCAGCTTGGACACGCCGCTGTAGACGAAGGCGATCGCCAGCAGGACTTTGGCGGCCCAAAGCGCCGGTGTTGAAAATTGTGGGTTGCGGGTGTCCATGGCGTTGTCCGTGGTGATCATTCTTATCATTCTTTATTTATAGCCAGCAGGCGCAGCCCAGCGCGCCCCAGAAGCTCTTCTCGTCCGACACCGGCGTGCTTGCCAGCCAGCTTTGCGTGTGCGCATGGCCATGAACGGCGCAAGGCTTGACGCAGCAATCGGCAAACGGCAACAGGGCTCTGCGTTGCGCGGTTGGAGCGGCGCGGCCCGGCTGGTTGCCACCCAGTGCAGGTTCGCGCCAGTAGCCACCGTAGGCGTTGGTCGGCGCCCAGTCGTTGGCGGCTTTGGGCATGGGCGGTGCAAGCCTGGCGAAGTCGCCGTCGCCATGCACGATGCGGCCGCCAACCACTGTCAGGTGCGAGACCAGGTCCTTGATGTCGGCCTCGGGTACGCCGAAGAAGTCGCGCGAGGGCACGATGAAGTCGGCCAGCTGGCCGGCCTTGATCTGGCCCTTTTGTCCGTCGGCATTGGCGAACCAGGCGCTGCCGGTGGTCCACAGCCGCAGCGCGGTGTCGCGGTCGAGCAGGTTGTCGGGCCGGTACATCGTGGTGCCGCCGACGGTCTGGCCGGTGACCATCCAGTGCAGGCAAACCCAGGGGTTGTAGCTGGCGACGCGGGTCGCATCGGTGCCGCCACCGACGGGCACCCCCGCATCAAGCATCTTGCGGATCGGCGGCGCGTGCTCGGCGGCCCTGGCGCCATAACGCTCGATGAAATATTCGCCCTGATAGGCCATGCGGTGCTGCACGGCGATGCCGCCGCCCAGCGCCTTGACGCGCTCGATGTTGCGCATGCTGATGGTTTCGGCGTGATCGAAAAACCAGTGCAGGCCATTGAACGGGATCTCGCGGTTGACCTTCTCAAACGTGTCGAGTGCGCGGCCTATCGATTCGTCGTAGGTCGCGTGCAGCCGGAAGGGCCAGCGCTTTTCGACCAGCAGGCGCACGACACGTTCGAGCTCGTCCTCCATGCTGGCGGGCAGGTCGGGGCGTGGTTCGCGGAAGTCCTCGAAATCGGCGGCGGAGAACACCAGCATTTCGCCCGCACCGTTGTGGCGGAACATGTCGTTGCCGGACAGTGGCGGCAACATGTCGGTCCACTGCCTGAAGTCGTCTACCTCTTGCTTGGGCCGCTGCGTGAACAGGTTGTAGCCGATGCGTACCGTGAGCTCGTCGGCGTCACGCAGCTTCTCGATGACCCGGTAATCGTCGGGGTAGTTCTGGAAGCCGCCGCCGGCATCGATCACCGAGGTGATGCCCAGCCGGTTGAGCTCGCGCATGAAGAGCCGGGTCGAGGCCTCCTGCGCGTCGGGGTCGAGCTTGGGGCCTTTGGCCAGCGTGGCGTAGAGAATCATCGCGTTGGGCCTGGCAAGCAGAAGGCCGGTCGGGTTGCCACTGGTGTCGCGCACGATCTCGCCGCCGGGCGGGTTCGGCGTGTCCTTGCCGTAGCCGACGGCGCGCAGCGCCGCGCCATTCAGCAGCGCGCGGTCGTACAGGTGCAGGATGAAAACGGGGGTGTCGGGCGCGACGGCGTTGATTTCCCCGATCGTCGGCAAGCGCTTTTCGGCGAACTGCTGCTCGGTGAAACCGCCGACCACGCGCACCCACTGCGGCGCCGGCGTGCGCGCCACCTGCGCCTTGAGCATGGCCATCGCATCGGCCAGCGAGGGCACACCGTCCCAGCGCAACTCCATGGTGTAGTTCAGGCCGCCGCGGATCAGGTGCGTGTGGCTGTCGTGCAGGCCGGGCAGCGCGGCGGCGCCACCGAGGTCCATCACCTGCGTCTTGCCGCCGGCGTGGCGCATGACCTCTTCGCGGTCACCGACGGCGATGAACCTGCCGCCGGCGATGGCCACGGCCTGGGCCACCGGGTTCTGCCGGTCCAGGGTGGTGAAGCGGCCGTTGATGAAAATGATATCGGCAGTCGTGGGGGCGGCGGTCATGAATGTCTCCGGGATGTGGCCAAGGGAAGGACAGCTATACAGTGCATTCGCGCTGGCTAATTGTCACGAACTCGTGTGTCATGAACTCGTGCGGTCTCGAGGACTACTCCTTGCGGAACAGCCAGCCATGGACGAGCTGCGTGTAGCGCGGCATGATCACCCACACGACCAGCGCGACGATCACGGCGGCAAGCACGCCGTGTTCCACCCCGTACACACCGAGCACAGGCAGCGCCTTGAACACAGGCCCAAACGCCCACGGCACGATCATGGTCAGCGGCCAGATCACCGAGGTCGTGATCAGCCACTGCTTCCAGGCCGGTGGCTTCATCGGCGGCTCGCCGGCAGCACCGTGCTCGGATGGGAACCAGTAGTCGATGCCGGCGCCGACGCTGACCTGTTCGGCGACCTCCAGTTGTGGCCGCACGGCCTCGATCAGGCGCGCGCGCTCGGCCGACTGGTGCCAGCGCGTCGCCTCCTCGCACGAAGCAAAGCGCACGACGATGGTGTAGTCGGCGCCGCCCGCGGCCGGACGCACGACGTGCACCCCCTGGTGACCGGGAAAGCCCGCGGCCACCCGCATGGTCTCGGCAAGCCAGCTCTCGTAGGCGGCCTGTGCGCCGGCGCGCACACGGTGGCGCACCACCAGGCTGACGCTTTCAGCGGAGGCGTCATTCCCGGCGCTTGCGGGTGGAAGCTCGTTGCTCACGGCGCTGCTCATGGCGTGCTCAGCCCAGCTTGCGCGCCGGCATCTTGTGCACGTGCGTGATCGCGTAGTCGATGCCTGCGCCGTAGGCGCCGGAGTGCTCCACAACGATGCCTGTCGTGCCGGCATAGGTTTCCTTGCGTGCCCAGTCACGCTGCATTTCCAGCAGGAACTGCTGCCAGGTGACCGGTACGGCGCCGGCCTGGATCATGCGTTGCACCGACATGTTGTGCGCCGCGACCGAGGTGCCGCCGGAGGCGTCTTCCACGAAGTAGACCTCGTAGCCGTCGGCCATCGCCTCGAGCACCGGGAAGTTCAGACAGACCTCCGTCCAGAGCGCAGCGAACACCAGCTTTTTGCGGCCTATCTTCTTGAGCTCGGCCTTCACGGCCACGTCGTCCCAGGTGTTCATGCTGGTGCGCTCAAAGATCTTGTTGTCGGGCAGCACGGCGAGCAGCTCGGGCCAGATGTTGCCCGAGAATGACTCGGTCTCCACTGACGTCAGCACCGTCGGCACCTTGAACACCTGGGCCGTCTTGGCCAGCGCGATGACGTTGTTCTTCAGCAGTTGCCGGTCAATATTGGCCACGCCGAAGGTCATCTGCGGCTGGTGATCGATCAGGATCAGCGCGCAGTTTTGCGGGGTCAGCAGTTCGAGTTTGCCTTGCGTCATGATGCTTCCTTTCTGGGAACGTTCCGGGGATGGTGAGGGACAAGGTTCGAATCCTAAATTGCGTACCAACTATTGACTAGCCTGCAATCTGGAATCAGACTGCATCCGGATTGGAATCAATAGAAACCAATCGAAAATCCATCGGAATCACCAGGAACCCACAGGAAGCAATGGCTCAACTCGATGCCCTTCAGGCGCTCGTGCTCTCAAAACAGCTCGGCAGCTTTGCCGCGGCCGCTCGCGCGCTGGGCGTGACGCGCTCGCAAATCAGCAAGCTCATTGCCTCGCTGGAGGCCGATTACGGCACCGCCCTGTTCGTGCGCTCGACGCGCGCCATTGCCCTGACCGGCGCGGGGGCGACCCTGCACGACTATGCCGTGGACCTGCTGGCGATTTCCGCCGAGGCCCGCGAGGCGATGGCGGCGCTGCGAGGTACCGTGGCCGGACCGCTGCGCGTCAACGCACCGATGTCGTTTGGCAAGCTGGTGCTGGCGCCGCTGCTGCCGCAGTTTCTGGCGCAGCATCCCAAAGTCGAATTGCGCGTGGAACTGAACGACCGCCTGATCGACCCCTTTGAGCATGGCTTTGACCTCACGCTGCGCATCGCGCAATTGCCGGATTCTTCGCTGGCGGCGCGGCGAATGTGCGCCGTGCCCCGGGCCATTTACGCCGCCCCGGGCTACCTGCAGGCGCATGGGGTGCCCGACTCGCCAAAAGCACTGAAGACGCACCGCTGCCTGAACTATGCCCACGCCAATACCGGCCATGTATGGCACCTCGGCAAGGGCCGGGAAAAGGCCAACGTCGCCGTCGGCGGGCCACTGTGCTCCAACAACGGCGACCTGCTGGTGGAGGCGGCGGTTGCCGGGGCCGGCCTGATTTTGCAACCTGGATTTCTGGCGGCCCGGCACATCGCCGCAGGGCGCCTGGTACCGGTGCTGCCGCAATGGCAGGAGTTCCCGGAGATCTCGCTGTACGCGCTGTATCCGGCCACCCGCCGGGTGCCGACCACGGTGCGCGCCCTGGTGGACTACTTGGTCACCGCGCTGCCGCCCGCCATGACGGCGGCCGTGCCCTGAAGGGTTCACCCCACGCGCGCCGCCTTGCGCCAGGGCGGCACGGGCTGAAAGCGCGCCTGCAGGAAGGCCAGAAACAGCTTCACGCGCGCTGACACGCCGTGGCGCTGCGGAATCAGGGCGACGATGTCGGCGTCGGGCAGGCGCCAGCCGTCAAGCAGGCGCACCAGGCGGCCCGCTGCGAGGTGTTCGGCCACGTCCCATTCCGAACGCATGATGATGCCCTTGCCTGCCAGCGCCCACTGCCGCGTGACATCGCCGTCGTTGCTGCTCATCGCCGGCGCGATGCGCACCGCCGCGTCGGTGCGGCCCTTGCGAAAGCGCCAGAGCGAAACGTCCTCTTCGTTTTCCCGCAGCACCAGGCACTGGTGGCCGGTCAAGTCCTCCGGCCGCTGCGGCGGCGCATGGCGGGCCAGGTAGTCGGGCGAGGCGCAGAGGATGCGGGTGTTGGGGGCAATCGGGTAGGCGACCATGCTGGAGTTGGCAAGGTCGCCGATGTGCACGATCAGATCGAACCGGTCGGCGTCGGCGGCGGGGGGCACATCGCTGAGCGTCAGCGCGACCACCAGCTTCGGGTGTTGTGAATGGAAGTCGGCCAGCGCCCCGGCCAGGTGCTGCCGGCCAAAGCCCAGCGGGCCGCGCACATGCAGGGTGCCGGCCACTTCACCGGAACGCGCACGCAGGCTGTCGATCAGCGCATCCAGCTCGGCCAGCAGGGTGAGGGCCTTGGTGTAGAACAGCTCGCCCTCGTCGGTCAGGCTGAAGCGCCGGGTGCTGCGCTGGACCAGCTGAACGCCGAGGCGGTTTTCGAGCTGCCGCAGGCGCTGCGAGACAGCCGAGGCCGTGACGTCCATGCGCCGCGCGGCTTCGGCCAGCGCGCCGCTTTCGGTCAGCGTGACAAAAAATCGCAGGTCGGTGGTGTCGCTCGACATTCGTTAAAGCGTCCGTTAGTGCATCCGTTAATAAATCCATTAAAGGATTCGTTAAAACTGCTTAGGGCAAGTGTTAGCACTGTTCAGTAATTCTACGCAATAGTGCTACTAAACTGAAGTCTCCGCAACCCAGCGCCGAGGCAAGACATGAGCGAGCATTACGACCTATTGATCCGCAACGCCGCCATTGTTGACGGAACCGGCGCTGCCCGTTTCAGTGGCGATGTGGGCGTCCGCGGCGACCGCATTGCGCGCATTGGCGACCTGCGCGGCGCCAGCGCCACCACCGAGATCGACGCCGCCGGCATGGTGCTGGCCCCCGGCTTCATCGACGCCCACACCCACGACGACCGGCTCATGCTCTCGGGCGGCGACATGGCGCCCAAGGTCAGCCAGGGCATCACGACGGTGGTCGGCGGCAACTGCGGCGTATCGCTGGCCCCCATGCCGCGGCCCATTCCCGACCCGGTGACGCCGCCGCTGAACCTGCTGGACGGCACCGGCGCGTGGTTTCGCTTCCCCGATTTCGCCAGCTACCTGGACGCCTTGCGTGCCCAGCCCGCCGCCACCAACTGCGCCATGCTGGTGGGCCACACCACGCTGCGCGTGGCCACCATGGACGACCTGACGCAGCCGGCGAGCGCCAGTGAGATTGACGCGATGCGCGCGCTGGTCGAGGAAGCCATGCAGGCCGGCGCCATCGGCGTGTCGACCGGGCTGTTCTATGAGCCGTCGATTGCCGCCCCGACCGAAGAGGTGATTGCCATCTGCGAGCCGCTGCGCGCGCACGGCGGCGTGTACTGCACCCACATGCGCAACGAGGGCGACGACGTCATCAAGTCACTGACCGAGACCTTCCGCATTGGCCGCGAGGTGGATGTGCCGGTGGTGATCTCGCACCACAAGGTGGTCGGCGTGAAGAACTACGGCCGATCCACCGAGACGCTGAAGTTCATTGCCGACAACATGGCGCTGCAACCGATCTGCCTGGACTGCTATCCCTACCCGGCCTCGTCCACCATTTTGTCGGCGCACCGCGCGGTCAATGCCACGCGCGTGACCGTGACCTGGTCGGAGCCCATGCCGGAATGCGCCGGCATGGACCTGGCCGACATCGTGGCCCAGCAGGGCGGCACGCTGGAGGAAGTGGTGGACCGCCTGACACCGGCCGGCGCGATCTACTACATGATGGACGACCGCGATGTGCAGCGCATCCTGCAGTTCGACCAGACCATGATCGGCTCGGACGGCCTGCCGCATGACGAGGCGCCCCATCCGCGCCTGTGGGGCAGCTTTCCGCGCGTGCTGGGCCATTACGGCCGCACGCTGGGCC
Coding sequences:
- a CDS encoding DoxX family protein — translated: MITTDNAMDTRNPQFSTPALWAAKVLLAIAFVYSGVSKLLNFDAAIGEANHFGLSPAPLFAAAVLATQLVGAALMLLGRGLWSALGALALAAFTVIATVIGHPFWTMSGMEQFHNRNAFLEHLGLVGGFVLVAALSWERRAVLR
- a CDS encoding LysR family transcriptional regulator is translated as MSSDTTDLRFFVTLTESGALAEAARRMDVTASAVSQRLRQLENRLGVQLVQRSTRRFSLTDEGELFYTKALTLLAELDALIDSLRARSGEVAGTLHVRGPLGFGRQHLAGALADFHSQHPKLVVALTLSDVPPAADADRFDLIVHIGDLANSSMVAYPIAPNTRILCASPDYLARHAPPQRPEDLTGHQCLVLRENEEDVSLWRFRKGRTDAAVRIAPAMSSNDGDVTRQWALAGKGIIMRSEWDVAEHLAAGRLVRLLDGWRLPDADIVALIPQRHGVSARVKLFLAFLQARFQPVPPWRKAARVG
- a CDS encoding phosphate/phosphite/phosphonate ABC transporter substrate-binding protein, with amino-acid sequence MSLGVVPQQSSTRTVNLWSGLLEEIGRRSGYRIELKPAQDIPTFEQRLAAGEFDLVYMNPYEYTVYHRAPGYQAFAREEGKLEALIVVRRDGNIQKLSDLQGRTLALVPAAFAATVLPLAHLRDQGVAVTPKFVDSHESVYLAIIRGMYPAGGGVRRTFERMVPEMRAELRVLWAAPPVTPHAIAAHPRVPRAVVEQLQRVLVDLKHDATGRRLLQEQGFTGIIVAHDKDWDDVRALHIDLLDPVLRQARP
- a CDS encoding LysR family transcriptional regulator, which translates into the protein MAQLDALQALVLSKQLGSFAAAARALGVTRSQISKLIASLEADYGTALFVRSTRAIALTGAGATLHDYAVDLLAISAEAREAMAALRGTVAGPLRVNAPMSFGKLVLAPLLPQFLAQHPKVELRVELNDRLIDPFEHGFDLTLRIAQLPDSSLAARRMCAVPRAIYAAPGYLQAHGVPDSPKALKTHRCLNYAHANTGHVWHLGKGREKANVAVGGPLCSNNGDLLVEAAVAGAGLILQPGFLAARHIAAGRLVPVLPQWQEFPEISLYALYPATRRVPTTVRALVDYLVTALPPAMTAAVP
- a CDS encoding amidohydrolase: MTAAPTTADIIFINGRFTTLDRQNPVAQAVAIAGGRFIAVGDREEVMRHAGGKTQVMDLGGAAALPGLHDSHTHLIRGGLNYTMELRWDGVPSLADAMAMLKAQVARTPAPQWVRVVGGFTEQQFAEKRLPTIGEINAVAPDTPVFILHLYDRALLNGAALRAVGYGKDTPNPPGGEIVRDTSGNPTGLLLARPNAMILYATLAKGPKLDPDAQEASTRLFMRELNRLGITSVIDAGGGFQNYPDDYRVIEKLRDADELTVRIGYNLFTQRPKQEVDDFRQWTDMLPPLSGNDMFRHNGAGEMLVFSAADFEDFREPRPDLPASMEDELERVVRLLVEKRWPFRLHATYDESIGRALDTFEKVNREIPFNGLHWFFDHAETISMRNIERVKALGGGIAVQHRMAYQGEYFIERYGARAAEHAPPIRKMLDAGVPVGGGTDATRVASYNPWVCLHWMVTGQTVGGTTMYRPDNLLDRDTALRLWTTGSAWFANADGQKGQIKAGQLADFIVPSRDFFGVPEADIKDLVSHLTVVGGRIVHGDGDFARLAPPMPKAANDWAPTNAYGGYWREPALGGNQPGRAAPTAQRRALLPFADCCVKPCAVHGHAHTQSWLASTPVSDEKSFWGALGCACWL
- a CDS encoding hydrolase; the encoded protein is MTQGKLELLTPQNCALILIDHQPQMTFGVANIDRQLLKNNVIALAKTAQVFKVPTVLTSVETESFSGNIWPELLAVLPDNKIFERTSMNTWDDVAVKAELKKIGRKKLVFAALWTEVCLNFPVLEAMADGYEVYFVEDASGGTSVAAHNMSVQRMIQAGAVPVTWQQFLLEMQRDWARKETYAGTTGIVVEHSGAYGAGIDYAITHVHKMPARKLG
- a CDS encoding antibiotic biosynthesis monooxygenase — translated: MSSAVSNELPPASAGNDASAESVSLVVRHRVRAGAQAAYESWLAETMRVAAGFPGHQGVHVVRPAAGGADYTIVVRFASCEEATRWHQSAERARLIEAVRPQLEVAEQVSVGAGIDYWFPSEHGAAGEPPMKPPAWKQWLITTSVIWPLTMIVPWAFGPVFKALPVLGVYGVEHGVLAAVIVALVVWVIMPRYTQLVHGWLFRKE
- a CDS encoding N-acyl-D-amino-acid deacylase family protein, with protein sequence MSEHYDLLIRNAAIVDGTGAARFSGDVGVRGDRIARIGDLRGASATTEIDAAGMVLAPGFIDAHTHDDRLMLSGGDMAPKVSQGITTVVGGNCGVSLAPMPRPIPDPVTPPLNLLDGTGAWFRFPDFASYLDALRAQPAATNCAMLVGHTTLRVATMDDLTQPASASEIDAMRALVEEAMQAGAIGVSTGLFYEPSIAAPTEEVIAICEPLRAHGGVYCTHMRNEGDDVIKSLTETFRIGREVDVPVVISHHKVVGVKNYGRSTETLKFIADNMALQPICLDCYPYPASSTILSAHRAVNATRVTVTWSEPMPECAGMDLADIVAQQGGTLEEVVDRLTPAGAIYYMMDDRDVQRILQFDQTMIGSDGLPHDEAPHPRLWGSFPRVLGHYGRTLGLFTLETAIHKMTGLTAKNFGLAGRGLVQEGAFADLTLLNPDTVDEGATFKKPIAPAIGIDTVLVNGQIVWRNGQPSGARPGRVLKRETA